The Achromobacter deleyi genome has a window encoding:
- a CDS encoding TRAP transporter small permease, with product MRLLCAFDRGLFKLVSVFAQLLLVAAAAAAFYQVIARFVLHSPADWSEVLTRALLIWTVLLGVALAFRHGAMISVELLRNLLGGTRRRVLEAIIGLTCAGFLGFLAWIGGNMTYRVRFQNVPSLDISISWIYLAIPVGATLAAIAVLARWCAGEEEDVPVRNDAQG from the coding sequence ATGCGTTTGCTCTGCGCTTTCGACCGCGGCCTGTTCAAGCTGGTCTCGGTCTTTGCCCAACTCCTGCTGGTGGCCGCCGCGGCCGCCGCGTTCTATCAGGTCATTGCCCGCTTCGTGCTGCACTCGCCGGCCGACTGGAGCGAGGTGCTGACCCGCGCCCTGTTGATCTGGACCGTGCTGCTGGGCGTGGCCCTGGCCTTCCGCCACGGCGCCATGATCAGCGTGGAACTGCTGCGCAACCTGCTCGGCGGCACGCGCCGCCGAGTGCTCGAAGCCATCATCGGCCTGACCTGCGCCGGGTTCCTGGGATTCCTGGCCTGGATCGGCGGCAACATGACCTATCGCGTGCGCTTCCAGAACGTGCCCAGCCTGGACATCTCGATCTCCTGGATCTATCTGGCGATCCCGGTGGGCGCCACCCTGGCCGCCATCGCCGTGCTGGCCCGCTGGTGCGCCGGCGAAGAAGAAGACGTGCCCGTGCGCAACGACGCGCAAGGCTGA
- a CDS encoding amidohydrolase family protein, whose protein sequence is MPDCRPPLASPSRPRHALPPGACDAHCHVFGPGDVFPYAPGRSYTPPDAPYARMAALHARLGVERAVVVQANCHGSDHGALLDALAQSGGRYRGVALLGADATEAGVRELHQGGVRAARFNFVPHLGGAPDPAVFDHVVALIAPLGWHLCLHVDGAMLPELLPRLLALPVPFVVDHMGRLKAADGLESAAMRALLSLADVPQAWVKVSGIDRIASGQRPFAEGIPFVRALVAAMPDRTLWGTDWPHPNVAGDMPDDGELVDSFFEACPDAALRQRVLVDNPARLYGFQ, encoded by the coding sequence GTGCCCGATTGCCGTCCCCCGCTAGCGTCCCCGTCCCGTCCCCGCCACGCGCTGCCGCCTGGCGCCTGCGACGCGCACTGCCATGTCTTCGGACCGGGCGACGTATTTCCGTACGCGCCGGGCCGGTCCTATACGCCGCCGGACGCGCCGTACGCCAGGATGGCGGCGCTGCATGCGCGCCTGGGCGTGGAGCGCGCCGTGGTGGTGCAGGCCAATTGCCACGGATCGGACCATGGCGCCTTGCTGGACGCGCTGGCGCAAAGCGGCGGCCGCTATCGCGGCGTGGCGCTGTTGGGCGCCGATGCGACCGAAGCCGGCGTCAGGGAGCTGCACCAGGGCGGCGTGCGCGCGGCGCGGTTCAATTTCGTGCCGCACCTGGGCGGTGCGCCCGATCCCGCTGTCTTCGATCATGTGGTCGCCCTGATCGCGCCGCTGGGCTGGCATCTGTGCCTGCACGTGGATGGCGCGATGCTGCCCGAATTGCTGCCGCGCCTGCTGGCGCTGCCGGTGCCGTTCGTCGTGGACCACATGGGGCGCCTGAAGGCGGCCGACGGGCTGGAATCGGCTGCGATGCGCGCCTTGCTGAGCCTGGCCGATGTGCCGCAGGCCTGGGTCAAGGTGTCCGGCATCGACCGCATCGCGTCCGGCCAGCGTCCGTTCGCCGAAGGGATCCCCTTTGTGCGCGCGCTGGTCGCGGCCATGCCGGACCGCACCCTGTGGGGCACGGACTGGCCGCACCCGAACGTGGCGGGCGACATGCCCGACGACGGCGAATTGGTGGACTCGTTCTTCGAGGCCTGTCCCGATGCCGCGCTGCGCCAGCGCGTGCTGGTGGACAACCCGGCGCGGCTGTACGGATTTCAGTAG
- a CDS encoding aspartate/glutamate racemase family protein, translating into MSAAPEAISLDRPVVTPCRVLVVNGNTTATLTDSLAGQARAFYGGAAHVRAVTAPFGPAYIASRAEAAISAHAVLAAVESEAARAEAPFDACVLACFGEPGIGAVRERLDAPVVGMAEASIMTAMQRGDRYAIVTVGQRWPGMLREQIRQLGLESRCAGILALPGKALDYASRSADSAAAVARALEQAEQQGADVVIVAGAALAGYLPLLPRLPRVPLIDSYRAALAQALALASLERSNYFAYTRSRSPSDNPGQ; encoded by the coding sequence ATGTCCGCCGCACCCGAAGCCATATCCCTTGACCGGCCCGTCGTCACGCCCTGCCGGGTGCTGGTCGTCAATGGCAATACCACCGCAACGCTGACCGACAGCCTGGCAGGCCAGGCGCGCGCCTTCTACGGGGGCGCCGCCCATGTGCGCGCCGTCACCGCTCCGTTCGGGCCGGCCTATATCGCCAGCCGGGCGGAAGCGGCCATTTCGGCCCACGCCGTGCTGGCGGCCGTGGAAAGCGAGGCGGCGCGGGCGGAGGCGCCGTTCGACGCTTGCGTGCTGGCCTGCTTCGGTGAACCGGGCATAGGCGCCGTGCGGGAACGCCTGGATGCGCCCGTGGTCGGCATGGCTGAAGCTTCCATCATGACGGCGATGCAGCGTGGCGACCGCTACGCCATCGTCACGGTCGGACAGCGCTGGCCCGGCATGCTGCGCGAACAAATCCGCCAACTGGGACTGGAATCGCGCTGCGCGGGCATTCTCGCCCTGCCGGGCAAGGCGCTGGACTATGCTTCCCGCTCGGCCGATTCGGCCGCCGCCGTCGCCCGCGCGCTGGAGCAGGCGGAGCAGCAGGGCGCCGACGTGGTGATCGTGGCCGGCGCCGCGCTGGCGGGCTATCTGCCCCTCCTGCCGCGCCTGCCGCGCGTACCCCTCATCGACTCGTACCGGGCCGCCTTGGCGCAGGCGCTGGCCTTGGCGTCCCTGGAACGGTCGAATTACTTCGCGTACACCAGATCACGGAGTCCAAGCGACAACCCCGGCCAGTAG
- a CDS encoding carboxymuconolactone decarboxylase family protein, translated as MSASRVAPVVPGTRQELAVLEARIAAARGRISPLYQVLLNSPAVVEGWEAMLTAIRQKTSLAPRLRELIILRVATLNNAPYEFEAHVPHALAGGMPQAVIDALRGNPAPDTVQGLAPGEAEVLALTDAMTRDIEVPDAVFAPLRERYDDTQLVELAATVGAYNMVSRFLVALRVGH; from the coding sequence ATGAGCGCCAGCCGAGTCGCACCCGTGGTGCCTGGCACCCGCCAGGAACTGGCCGTGCTTGAGGCGCGCATCGCCGCCGCGCGGGGCCGGATATCGCCGCTGTACCAGGTGCTGTTGAACAGCCCGGCCGTGGTGGAAGGCTGGGAGGCCATGCTGACCGCCATCCGCCAGAAGACCTCCCTGGCGCCGCGCCTGCGCGAGCTGATCATCCTGCGCGTGGCGACCTTGAACAATGCGCCATACGAGTTCGAGGCGCATGTGCCGCACGCGCTGGCGGGCGGCATGCCCCAGGCAGTGATCGACGCCTTGCGCGGCAATCCCGCGCCGGACACGGTGCAGGGGCTGGCGCCGGGAGAAGCCGAGGTGCTGGCGCTGACCGACGCCATGACGCGCGACATCGAAGTGCCGGACGCGGTGTTCGCGCCGCTGCGCGAGCGCTACGATGATACGCAGCTGGTGGAGCTGGCGGCGACGGTGGGCGCGTACAACATGGTGTCGCGCTTTCTGGTGGCCTTGCGTGTCGGGCATTGA
- a CDS encoding TRAP transporter large permease, whose amino-acid sequence MSQLMIVSMLIFFGLSVPVAVSIGLASLAGVGASGLPWLVVAQQLFAALDKYPLVAIPFFILAGNLMEAGGISERMVEFAKSVVGGIQGGLACTCVLTCMIFAAVAGSSVATTFAVGAILIPAMIRHGYPAPFAASLQASAAELGVIIPPSIPMILFAVSTDTSTGELFIAGVMPGILIGVALMFYVWLYAKRNNLGKRDGEGRLPLWPAFKSAWLALLMPVIILGGIYGGVFTPTEASVVAVMYAVFVGKFIYRRLSFKQLSDTLHKSVVSTAVIMFVIANAGVFSFLLNRAGIPDALGVWLAQLFDTQFSFLMGVNAALFVIGMFIETSASIVVLAPLLLPVALQFGVDPVHFGIIMVVNLALGMITPPFGVNLFAACAVAKLPLERLIKPLVPFVGVVIVCLMIITYWPGLSLGLRDLVYAK is encoded by the coding sequence ATGTCCCAATTAATGATTGTCTCGATGCTGATTTTCTTCGGGCTGTCAGTGCCGGTCGCCGTGTCGATCGGCCTGGCCAGCCTGGCGGGAGTCGGCGCGTCCGGCCTGCCCTGGCTGGTCGTCGCCCAGCAGTTGTTCGCAGCGCTGGACAAGTACCCGCTCGTCGCCATTCCCTTCTTCATCCTGGCCGGCAACCTGATGGAAGCCGGCGGCATCTCCGAACGCATGGTGGAATTCGCCAAGAGCGTGGTCGGCGGCATCCAGGGCGGCCTGGCCTGCACCTGCGTGCTGACCTGCATGATCTTCGCGGCGGTCGCGGGTTCCAGCGTCGCCACCACGTTCGCGGTGGGCGCGATCCTGATCCCGGCCATGATCCGGCACGGCTACCCGGCCCCTTTCGCCGCGTCGCTGCAGGCCAGCGCGGCCGAGCTGGGAGTGATCATCCCGCCGTCCATCCCGATGATCCTGTTTGCCGTATCCACCGACACGTCCACCGGCGAACTGTTCATCGCCGGCGTGATGCCCGGCATCCTCATCGGCGTCGCGCTGATGTTCTACGTGTGGCTCTACGCCAAGCGCAACAACCTCGGCAAGCGCGACGGCGAAGGCCGCCTGCCCCTGTGGCCGGCATTCAAGAGCGCCTGGCTGGCGCTGCTGATGCCGGTGATCATCCTGGGCGGCATCTACGGCGGCGTCTTCACGCCCACGGAAGCCTCGGTCGTGGCCGTGATGTATGCGGTGTTCGTCGGCAAGTTCATCTACCGCCGCCTGAGCTTCAAGCAATTGTCGGACACGCTGCACAAGTCGGTGGTGTCTACCGCCGTCATCATGTTCGTGATCGCCAACGCTGGCGTCTTCAGCTTCCTGCTCAACCGCGCCGGCATTCCCGACGCGCTGGGCGTGTGGCTGGCGCAGCTGTTCGACACGCAGTTCTCGTTCCTGATGGGCGTGAACGCCGCGCTGTTCGTGATCGGCATGTTCATCGAAACCTCGGCATCCATCGTGGTGCTGGCGCCCTTGCTGCTGCCCGTGGCCCTGCAGTTCGGCGTCGACCCGGTCCACTTCGGGATCATCATGGTGGTGAACCTGGCCCTCGGGATGATCACACCGCCGTTCGGGGTGAATCTCTTCGCGGCCTGCGCGGTGGCCAAGCTGCCGCTGGAGCGCCTGATCAAGCCGCTGGTGCCATTCGTGGGGGTCGTGATCGTCTGCCTGATGATCATCACCTACTGGCCGGGGTTGTCGCTTGGACTCCGTGATCTGGTGTACGCGAAGTAA
- a CDS encoding TRAP transporter substrate-binding protein: protein MRKSWLAATILAACAAATSLPSAAQTTLKMAYALSTSSHYGAGADALAKSIEASSNGKYKVQQFANSALGGEREVIEGLQIGTIDLAIVSTGATLNFVPETGVFDIPFLLRDLQHARTVLDSKIGQDMLAKFPSRGIVALAWGEQGFRHLTNNVRPVKTPADAKGLKIRTTENPIHITAFRQIGILPTPMAWPEVATALQQGTIDGQENPLSVITSAKLSQMQKYLSLTGHVYGPALVLMSSNVYDGLAAADKANFDKAGKDSAQAMRGYVDNIEKTGVEQLKKEGMQVSEVDRAAFAAAVEPAYPEYYKKFDKKLIDSIRDAK, encoded by the coding sequence ATGCGTAAATCCTGGCTTGCGGCCACGATTCTGGCCGCCTGCGCGGCCGCCACTTCCCTGCCCTCGGCAGCCCAGACCACCTTGAAGATGGCCTACGCCCTGTCGACGTCGTCGCACTATGGCGCCGGCGCCGACGCGCTGGCCAAGTCCATCGAGGCGTCCAGCAATGGCAAGTACAAGGTACAGCAATTCGCCAACAGCGCGCTGGGCGGCGAACGCGAAGTGATCGAAGGCCTGCAGATCGGCACCATCGACCTGGCCATCGTTTCGACAGGCGCCACCCTGAATTTTGTTCCCGAGACCGGGGTTTTCGATATTCCGTTCCTGCTGCGCGACCTGCAGCACGCCCGCACGGTCCTGGACAGCAAGATCGGCCAGGACATGCTGGCCAAGTTCCCCAGCCGCGGCATCGTGGCGCTGGCCTGGGGCGAACAGGGCTTCCGGCACCTGACCAACAACGTGCGCCCGGTCAAGACGCCGGCGGACGCCAAGGGCCTGAAGATCCGCACCACCGAAAACCCGATCCACATCACTGCTTTCCGCCAGATCGGCATCCTGCCCACGCCGATGGCCTGGCCCGAAGTGGCCACCGCCCTGCAACAGGGCACCATCGACGGCCAGGAGAACCCGCTGTCGGTGATCACGTCGGCCAAGCTGTCGCAGATGCAGAAGTACCTGTCCTTGACCGGCCACGTCTATGGCCCGGCCCTGGTGCTGATGTCCTCCAACGTCTATGACGGCCTGGCGGCCGCCGACAAGGCCAACTTCGACAAGGCCGGCAAGGATTCGGCCCAGGCCATGCGCGGCTACGTCGACAACATCGAGAAGACGGGCGTCGAGCAGTTGAAGAAGGAAGGCATGCAGGTATCCGAAGTCGACCGCGCCGCCTTCGCGGCCGCCGTCGAGCCGGCCTACCCCGAGTACTACAAGAAGTTCGACAAGAAGCTGATCGACTCGATCCGCGACGCCAAGTAG
- a CDS encoding DUF3579 domain-containing protein, whose product MATRVRQFVIHGVTESGSRFRPSDWAERLAGVMAQFRPAGCAGNHLTYSPYVLPVVIDGVRGIVVDLRLRDLEPLAYKFVVDFARDNNLKTEEREI is encoded by the coding sequence ATGGCAACTCGCGTCAGACAATTCGTAATTCATGGCGTTACCGAAAGCGGTAGCCGATTCCGCCCCAGCGATTGGGCGGAGCGGCTCGCCGGCGTAATGGCACAGTTCCGGCCCGCCGGCTGTGCTGGTAACCACCTCACTTATTCGCCCTATGTGCTTCCCGTCGTGATCGATGGCGTGCGCGGGATCGTGGTCGATCTGCGTTTGCGCGACCTGGAGCCGCTGGCGTACAAGTTCGTGGTGGACTTCGCCCGCGACAACAACCTCAAGACGGAAGAACGCGAAATCTAG
- a CDS encoding DUF4286 family protein has protein sequence MQETILLVSLGERFDEARARDLAGRLTDGLAGVQVSAFAALEAEDTYVYVRGAEALPEIQARLAELVPGAHARLLHRTLDLPGASAGQDAPWHYIVETDVLPEADADLNAWYDQEHLPGLASVPGTVRAQRYECRDESPRYLACYDLQTQETFGSPPWLAVRASDWSSRVRPSFRNTRRTMFRKIL, from the coding sequence GTGCAGGAAACGATATTGCTGGTGTCGCTGGGCGAGCGCTTCGACGAGGCGCGCGCGCGGGATCTGGCCGGGCGCCTGACGGACGGCCTGGCCGGCGTGCAGGTCAGCGCGTTCGCCGCGCTGGAAGCCGAAGATACCTATGTGTACGTGCGAGGGGCCGAGGCGCTGCCCGAGATCCAGGCCCGCCTGGCCGAATTGGTGCCCGGCGCCCATGCCCGGCTGCTGCATCGGACGCTGGACCTGCCCGGGGCGTCGGCCGGGCAGGACGCGCCGTGGCACTACATCGTCGAAACCGATGTGTTGCCCGAAGCGGACGCCGACCTGAACGCCTGGTACGACCAGGAGCATTTGCCCGGGCTGGCGTCGGTGCCCGGCACGGTGCGCGCGCAGCGCTATGAATGCCGCGACGAGTCGCCGCGCTACCTGGCCTGCTACGACCTGCAAACGCAGGAAACCTTCGGCAGTCCGCCGTGGCTGGCCGTGCGCGCAAGCGACTGGAGCAGCCGCGTGCGGCCATCGTTCCGAAACACGCGGCGCACGATGTTCAGGAAGATCCTCTAG
- the argF gene encoding ornithine carbamoyltransferase: MTPPTTQNGPLRHFLQFKDFSSAEIAYVLDRARLIKEKFKRYEPHMPLHDRTLAMVFEKASTRTRVSFEAGMYQMGGSVINLTSNDSQLGRSEPIEDTARVISRMVDIVMIRTFEQTRIERFASHSRVPVINGLTNEFHPCQILADIFTYIEHRGPIAGKTVAWVGDANNMAYTWLHAAEMLGFTLHVSTPAGYELEATRIGTPSDKVLRQFKDPMEACKGAHLVTTDVWTSMGYEAENEERRAAFADWCVDAEMMAAADPQAVFMHCLPAHRGEEVTGEVIDGPQSVVWDEAENRLHVQKALMEFLLLGQIE; this comes from the coding sequence ATGACTCCTCCCACGACTCAAAACGGCCCGTTGCGGCACTTTCTTCAGTTCAAGGACTTCTCGTCCGCCGAGATCGCCTACGTGCTGGACCGCGCGCGCCTGATCAAGGAAAAGTTCAAACGCTATGAACCCCATATGCCGCTGCACGACCGCACGCTGGCGATGGTGTTCGAAAAGGCCAGCACGCGCACCCGCGTGTCGTTCGAGGCCGGCATGTACCAGATGGGCGGTTCGGTCATCAACCTGACCTCCAACGATTCGCAGCTGGGCCGCTCCGAGCCCATCGAGGACACCGCGCGCGTCATTTCGCGCATGGTCGACATCGTCATGATCCGCACGTTCGAGCAGACCCGCATCGAGCGCTTCGCCTCGCACTCGCGCGTGCCCGTGATCAACGGCCTGACCAACGAATTCCACCCCTGCCAGATCCTGGCGGACATCTTCACCTACATCGAGCACCGCGGCCCCATCGCCGGCAAGACGGTGGCCTGGGTGGGTGACGCCAACAACATGGCCTACACGTGGCTGCACGCCGCCGAAATGCTGGGCTTCACGCTGCACGTGTCCACGCCGGCCGGCTACGAACTCGAAGCCACGCGCATCGGCACGCCTTCGGACAAGGTGCTGCGCCAGTTCAAAGACCCGATGGAAGCCTGCAAGGGCGCGCACCTGGTCACGACCGACGTCTGGACCAGCATGGGCTACGAGGCCGAGAACGAAGAACGCCGCGCGGCCTTCGCCGACTGGTGCGTGGACGCCGAAATGATGGCCGCCGCCGACCCGCAAGCCGTCTTCATGCACTGCCTGCCCGCCCACCGCGGCGAAGAGGTCACCGGTGAAGTCATCGACGGGCCGCAAAGCGTGGTCTGGGACGAAGCCGAGAACCGCCTGCACGTGCAGAAAGCGCTGATGGAATTCCTGCTGCTGGGCCAGATCGAGTAA
- a CDS encoding Bug family tripartite tricarboxylate transporter substrate binding protein translates to MFKKILSAGLLSLAAVGAAQADGPVRLIIAFPPGGPVDLVGRVLAEQLGKELKQQVIVENKAGANGNIAAAYVAKSPADGSVLFLTSVGAVSISPALYKDLPYDPVRDFAPVSRVVNNATVFVVNPSNPAADAADFVKRSQAATQSVAIGSSGIGSIPHLTLEMFADASKANVLHVPYKGAAPVINDVMGNQVSGFFGDVPGLIGHIQGGKLKPLGIAAPIRHPLLPDVKTLAEQGIAGVESNNWYGIVAPAATPAATVDKLNQALRAALGNEAVRARLEKFGAQAAPSSPQELAALIASDREKWTALIQRKNIRPE, encoded by the coding sequence ATGTTCAAGAAAATACTGTCGGCCGGCTTGCTGAGCCTGGCCGCCGTGGGCGCCGCGCAAGCGGACGGCCCGGTCCGCCTGATCATTGCCTTCCCGCCGGGCGGCCCGGTGGACCTGGTGGGCCGCGTGCTGGCCGAGCAATTGGGCAAGGAGCTCAAGCAGCAGGTCATCGTCGAGAACAAGGCCGGCGCCAACGGCAATATTGCGGCCGCCTATGTGGCCAAGTCGCCCGCCGACGGATCGGTGCTGTTCCTGACCAGCGTGGGCGCGGTGTCCATCAGCCCGGCGCTGTACAAGGACCTGCCGTACGATCCGGTGCGCGACTTCGCGCCGGTGTCGCGGGTGGTGAACAACGCCACGGTGTTCGTGGTGAATCCGTCCAACCCCGCGGCCGACGCGGCCGACTTCGTCAAGCGGTCGCAAGCCGCCACGCAATCCGTGGCCATCGGTTCGTCGGGCATCGGCAGCATCCCGCACCTGACGCTGGAAATGTTCGCCGACGCCAGCAAGGCCAACGTGCTGCACGTGCCATACAAGGGCGCGGCGCCCGTCATCAATGACGTGATGGGCAATCAGGTGTCGGGCTTTTTTGGCGACGTGCCGGGGCTGATCGGCCACATCCAGGGCGGCAAGCTCAAGCCTCTGGGCATCGCCGCCCCGATCCGCCATCCGCTGCTGCCTGACGTGAAGACGCTGGCCGAGCAAGGCATAGCCGGCGTGGAATCCAACAACTGGTACGGAATCGTTGCGCCCGCGGCGACGCCCGCCGCCACCGTCGACAAGCTGAACCAGGCCCTGCGCGCCGCGCTGGGCAACGAAGCCGTGCGCGCGCGGCTGGAGAAGTTTGGCGCGCAGGCCGCGCCCAGCAGCCCGCAGGAACTGGCCGCGCTGATCGCGTCCGACCGCGAGAAGTGGACCGCGCTGATCCAGCGCAAGAACATTCGTCCGGAGTAG
- a CDS encoding aspartate aminotransferase family protein — MSSPLANIYARLPVSFTHGQGVWLWDALGRKYLDALAGIGVSCLGHAHPKLVAAISEQAARVIHTSNIYKVPQQTALASRLAELSGMQEVVFNNSGSEANEAAIKLARYYAYQRGNKHAHIITMDSSWHGRTLATLAATGSEKARKGFEPLPSGFVQVPYNNLDAVRAAGDAEPRTAAVLLEVLQGEGGIRPSDIAYLQEVRRLCTERGWLLMIDEVQSGIGRTGKWFAHQWADIVPDVMTLAKGLAGGVPIGAMLAAGPAAGVFTPGSHGTTFGGGPLVCAAGLAVLDTLESEKLLDNAHVVGNHLKNSLAGALAGTPGVIEVRGRGLMLGIELARPCGILAMRALEAGLLINVTRDRVIRMLPPLILTREEADQIVAILVPLIQQFLTEKP, encoded by the coding sequence ATGAGTTCGCCTCTGGCCAATATCTATGCCCGGCTGCCGGTATCGTTCACGCACGGCCAGGGCGTATGGCTATGGGATGCCCTGGGCCGCAAGTATCTGGACGCCCTGGCCGGCATCGGCGTGTCCTGCCTGGGCCATGCGCACCCGAAGCTGGTGGCCGCCATCAGCGAGCAGGCCGCCCGCGTGATCCACACCTCGAACATCTACAAAGTCCCCCAGCAGACGGCGCTTGCCTCCCGCCTGGCGGAACTGTCCGGCATGCAGGAGGTCGTGTTCAACAACAGCGGCTCCGAAGCCAACGAAGCGGCCATCAAGCTGGCCCGCTACTACGCCTACCAGCGCGGCAACAAGCACGCCCACATCATCACCATGGACTCGTCCTGGCACGGCCGCACGCTGGCCACGCTGGCGGCCACCGGCAGCGAGAAAGCCCGCAAGGGCTTCGAGCCCCTGCCCAGCGGCTTCGTCCAGGTCCCCTACAACAACCTGGACGCCGTGCGCGCCGCCGGCGACGCAGAACCCCGCACCGCCGCCGTGCTGCTGGAAGTGCTGCAGGGCGAAGGCGGCATCCGCCCGTCCGACATCGCCTATCTTCAGGAAGTGCGCCGCCTGTGCACCGAGCGCGGCTGGCTGCTGATGATCGACGAAGTGCAGTCCGGCATCGGCCGCACCGGCAAATGGTTTGCCCACCAGTGGGCGGACATCGTGCCCGACGTCATGACGCTGGCCAAGGGCCTGGCGGGCGGCGTCCCCATTGGCGCGATGCTGGCGGCCGGCCCCGCCGCGGGCGTCTTCACCCCGGGCAGCCATGGCACCACCTTTGGCGGCGGTCCGCTGGTGTGCGCGGCCGGGCTGGCGGTGCTGGACACCCTGGAATCCGAAAAGCTGCTGGACAACGCCCACGTCGTGGGCAATCACTTGAAGAATTCGCTGGCCGGCGCACTGGCCGGCACGCCCGGCGTCATCGAGGTGCGCGGCCGCGGCCTGATGCTGGGCATCGAGCTGGCCCGCCCCTGCGGCATCCTGGCCATGCGCGCCCTGGAGGCCGGCCTGCTCATCAACGTCACGCGCGACCGCGTCATCCGCATGCTGCCGCCGCTGATACTGACCAGGGAAGAGGCCGACCAGATCGTCGCCATCCTGGTTCCGCTCATCCAACAGTTCCTGACCGAAAAACCATAA